The following are encoded in a window of Culicoidibacter larvae genomic DNA:
- a CDS encoding transposase has protein sequence MGKHIKRTYEFKQMVVEEILAGKSYSYVSKKYNILDGTIANWKKKYLNGTLAIDNRGRTPEPVEDIDILKKSYALLMEIRNKQAE, from the coding sequence ATGGGAAAACATATTAAAAGAACATATGAGTTTAAACAAATGGTAGTTGAAGAAATTCTTGCCGGAAAGAGCTATTCATATGTATCAAAAAAATATAATATACTTGATGGAACTATTGCGAATTGGAAGAAAAAATATTTAAACGGAACACTTGCGATAGATAATCGTGGCAGAACACCGGAACCAGTGGAAGATATTGATATTCTAAAAAAGTCTTATGCTCTGCTGATGGAAATCCGGAACAAGCAAGCCGAATAG